In Gemmatimonadetes bacterium T265, one DNA window encodes the following:
- a CDS encoding hypothetical protein (frameshifted, deletion at around 1282705,1282747) yields MGESCSVYQDHALRHLTTQRVEADEIWAFVGAKQRNATHAGQGDIWTFTDIDADSKLMLSWLVGERTPQNAYAFMQDVAGRLANRVQLTTDGHHMYLTAVEGAFGYHGVDYAMIVKPYGQAAEVGSQRRYSPMVCTGATKERVPGAPDDDLVSTSYVERANLTMRTQMRRFTRLTNGFSKKAENHAHAVSLYCMFYNYCCPTRRSRRRRD; encoded by the coding sequence GTGGGCGAGTCCTGTTCGGTCTACCAGGACCACGCGCTGCGCCACCTCACGACGCAGCGCGTGGAGGCGGACGAGATCTGGGCGTTCGTCGGCGCGAAGCAGCGGAACGCCACGCACGCCGGCCAGGGCGACATCTGGACGTTTACGGACATCGACGCGGACTCCAAGCTCATGCTGTCGTGGCTCGTCGGGGAGCGCACCCCGCAGAACGCCTACGCCTTCATGCAGGACGTGGCCGGGCGGCTCGCCAACCGCGTCCAGCTCACGACGGACGGCCACCACATGTACCTCACGGCCGTCGAGGGTGCCTTCGGCTACCACGGCGTCGACTACGCGATGATCGTGAAGCCGTACGGACAGGCGGCCGAAGTCGGGTCGCAGCGCCGCTACAGCCCGATGGTCTGCACCGGGGCGACGAAAGAGCGCGTGCCAGGGGCGCCCGACGACGACCTCGTGTCTACGTCCTACGTCGAGCGCGCGAACCTGACCATGCGGACGCAGATGCGCCGGTTCACGCGGCTCACGAACGGCTTCAGCAAGAAGGCCGAGAACCACGCGCACGCGGTCAGCCTCTACTGCATGTTCTACAACTACTGCTGCCCCACGCGACGCTCACGAAGGCGGCGCGATTAA